From the genome of Candidatus Nanopelagicales bacterium, one region includes:
- a CDS encoding protease inhibitor I42 family protein, translating into MKPLARAGLAGTLVLVPALALPTMASAAPAPSVVPAASYDWCGKDYQGGNYICISVSPTTAKQWAPVTIEGSLNKLAMTQNKDALSQGLWLWRLQGNTWKKLDIMTPVASDGSFRMIAKLGVPGAYEYRVGVDPAYHSGDDPVSSAPFGLVTTGPGTPWGTVTPKVYTSVPKTIVVKDGSPVQFRLKSNITTGYTYRVDTVRDNADTVVVGPSYVPPKNPIPGRGGTTVVTAYPGHSGVTVLKFEYVGPGGDVAQTNKVKITWMND; encoded by the coding sequence CGCCGGCACCCTCGTGCTCGTACCCGCCCTCGCCCTGCCGACGATGGCGAGCGCCGCTCCTGCTCCGTCCGTCGTCCCGGCCGCCTCGTACGACTGGTGCGGCAAGGACTACCAGGGCGGCAACTACATCTGCATCAGCGTCTCCCCCACCACGGCGAAGCAGTGGGCCCCGGTCACCATCGAGGGCTCGCTCAACAAGCTGGCCATGACGCAGAACAAGGACGCGCTGTCGCAGGGGCTGTGGCTGTGGCGACTCCAGGGCAACACCTGGAAGAAGCTCGACATCATGACCCCGGTCGCGTCCGACGGCAGCTTCCGGATGATCGCCAAGCTCGGCGTCCCCGGGGCGTACGAGTACCGCGTCGGCGTCGACCCGGCGTACCACTCCGGTGACGACCCGGTCAGCTCGGCCCCGTTCGGCCTGGTCACGACCGGTCCCGGGACCCCGTGGGGGACTGTGACTCCGAAGGTCTACACCAGCGTGCCGAAGACGATCGTGGTCAAGGACGGCAGCCCGGTGCAGTTCCGGCTGAAGTCCAACATCACCACCGGCTACACGTACCGGGTGGACACGGTGCGCGACAACGCGGACACCGTGGTGGTGGGCCCGTCGTACGTCCCGCCGAAGAACCCGATCCCCGGGCGGGGCGGGACCACCGTGGTCACGGCCTACCCGGGCCACTCCGGGGTGACCGTGCTGAAGTTCGAGTACGTCGGGCCCGGCGGCGACGTCGCGCAGACCAACAAGGTGAAGATCACCTGGATGAACGACTGA
- a CDS encoding sterol desaturase family protein, with the protein MPDLTVIAIPMFIGLMTLEAVSFRLFPDEDERGYALKDSATSITMGLGSLVIGAVWGLVALAFYSWISALSPLDLGAVAGGSFGWTVALAWVLLVVMDDLCYYWFHRVHHESRLFWAAHVTHHSSQYYNLSTALRQSWTPMTGLLFYVPVFLLGFAPWQWALVHGANLLYQFWIHTERIDRLGPLEWVLNTPSHHRVHHGTNPQYLDKNYGGILIVFDRMFGTFEPEREPVVYGLTKNISSYNPVYVAWHEFAAIARDVRHAPGWGARWKYVLAHPGWSPQEAAVASAARPA; encoded by the coding sequence GTGCCCGATCTCACCGTGATCGCCATTCCGATGTTCATCGGGCTGATGACGCTGGAGGCGGTGAGCTTCCGGCTCTTCCCCGACGAGGACGAGCGCGGCTACGCGCTGAAGGACTCCGCCACCAGCATCACGATGGGTCTCGGCAGCCTCGTCATCGGCGCCGTGTGGGGCCTGGTCGCCCTGGCGTTCTACAGCTGGATCTCGGCGCTGTCACCGCTGGACCTCGGGGCGGTCGCCGGCGGCTCGTTCGGCTGGACCGTGGCCCTGGCGTGGGTGCTCCTCGTCGTCATGGACGACCTCTGCTACTACTGGTTCCACCGCGTGCACCACGAGAGCCGGCTGTTCTGGGCCGCGCACGTCACGCACCACTCGTCGCAGTACTACAACCTGTCGACTGCGCTCCGGCAGTCGTGGACCCCGATGACCGGGCTGCTGTTCTACGTCCCGGTCTTCCTGCTCGGCTTCGCTCCGTGGCAGTGGGCGCTGGTCCACGGTGCGAACCTGCTGTACCAGTTCTGGATCCACACCGAGCGCATCGACCGTCTCGGTCCGCTGGAGTGGGTGCTCAACACCCCGTCGCACCACCGGGTGCACCACGGCACCAACCCGCAGTACCTGGACAAGAACTACGGCGGCATCCTCATCGTGTTCGACCGGATGTTCGGGACGTTCGAGCCGGAGCGGGAGCCGGTCGTCTACGGCTTGACCAAGAACATCTCGTCGTACAACCCGGTGTACGTGGCCTGGCACGAGTTCGCCGCCATCGCGCGCGACGTACGGCACGCACCGGGGTGGGGAGCACGCTGGAAGTACGTGCTCGCCCACCCCGGCTGGAGCCCGCAGGAGGCTGCGGTAGCGTCGGCCGCGCGGCCGGCCTGA
- a CDS encoding GDSL-type esterase/lipase family protein — translation MPTRTLWRVLVPVMLVIIAIGAIAGLVVRAGASTAAVARGTAAAGPAADDGTGAGAQAAPEVAAEAAVDDAIRTPIRAVFLGDSITVGNSDLANGVLSPQSWFYGLVDEETDPMVYAGGVAENGRNTGWMAEHVDEALALDPQLLVVLGGTNDIGAGLPAEETMANLRTIKAAADSAGVRMAVSTIPPLSDSDLGGRVDLVNATIRVFAAESGALLLDTTTVLSDGQGGWRPGLTTDGIHPNEEGARLMAEAAAASLSTLE, via the coding sequence GTGCCGACGCGAACCCTCTGGCGCGTCCTGGTCCCCGTGATGCTGGTCATCATCGCGATCGGGGCGATCGCCGGGCTGGTCGTGCGCGCCGGCGCGTCCACCGCGGCGGTCGCCCGCGGCACTGCTGCGGCCGGTCCCGCCGCGGACGACGGCACCGGTGCCGGCGCCCAGGCCGCGCCCGAGGTGGCGGCGGAGGCCGCGGTCGACGACGCGATCCGGACCCCGATCCGCGCGGTGTTCCTCGGCGACTCCATCACCGTCGGCAACTCCGATCTCGCCAACGGCGTCCTCAGCCCGCAGTCCTGGTTCTACGGCCTGGTGGACGAGGAGACCGACCCGATGGTCTACGCCGGCGGCGTCGCGGAGAACGGCCGCAACACCGGCTGGATGGCGGAGCACGTGGACGAGGCGCTCGCGCTCGACCCGCAGCTGCTGGTCGTCCTGGGCGGCACCAACGACATCGGGGCGGGGCTTCCGGCCGAGGAGACGATGGCCAACCTGCGCACCATCAAGGCCGCGGCCGATTCCGCCGGCGTACGGATGGCGGTGTCGACGATCCCGCCGCTGTCCGACTCCGACCTCGGCGGCCGGGTCGACCTGGTCAACGCGACGATCCGCGTGTTCGCCGCCGAGTCCGGCGCGCTGCTGCTGGACACCACGACCGTGCTGTCCGACGGGCAGGGTGGGTGGCGTCCCGGGCTCACCACCGACGGCATCCACCCCAACGAGGAGGGCGCGCGGCTGATGGCCGAGGCCGCCGCGGCGTCGCTCAGCACGCTGGAGTGA
- a CDS encoding acetoacetate--CoA ligase codes for MTEPVWWPDPDRVPRTAMDRFRTAAQAAAGADLPDTGALHRWSVERPGAFWRLAWDELGVIGDPGERDEEPGDVRTARFRPDARLNVVDTLLHQPPGLDPLTPAVVAAAEAGDDVDVTAVLTRAELRALVAATAAALRDRGVGEGDRVVLLLPVGVDALAVTLAALSLGAVVASAAPEFGVPAVLDRFGQLDPTVLVGTAGYRWAGRGYDRTEHLLEIVRGLPSLRAVLLVPAPTDLTSAVDDAVLDVSAFAARAVAGTGRALRVDGLADAVAQHRGAALEPVPLPFDHPAYVLFSSGTTGAPKCLVHRAGGVLLKHLVEQRLHCDLGPGDRMLFFTTTGWMMWNWAVSALAAGATLVLYDGAPNHPDLLSLFRLASRLAVTHLGTSARFLDAMRTAEVSLSAAGPLDDLRTVMVTGSPLSEATARWLSDELGPGVLPAPISGGTDLVGCFVASDPTRPYRPGEMQGPVLGMAVDVYDEDGRPVPAPGQGELVCTVGFPTVPLGIWGDDDGERFRATYFTRYPGVWAHGDLASWTVDGGFVIHGRSDATLNAGGVRIGTGELYRALDAVPEVVESLAFGQAWDGDTRIVLLVVLPEGELLDDALRQRIRTVIRETCSPRHVPAVLLQVDDLPRTLTGKLAEIAVAEAVNGRPVRNRDALANPDALDRIAALPDLR; via the coding sequence ATGACCGAACCGGTGTGGTGGCCGGACCCGGACCGGGTCCCACGGACGGCGATGGACCGATTCCGCACGGCGGCGCAGGCGGCGGCCGGCGCGGACCTGCCCGACACTGGCGCGCTGCACCGCTGGTCGGTGGAGCGCCCCGGTGCCTTCTGGCGGCTGGCCTGGGACGAGCTTGGCGTCATCGGCGACCCGGGGGAGCGGGACGAGGAGCCGGGTGACGTCCGCACGGCCCGGTTCCGGCCCGACGCCCGCCTCAACGTCGTCGACACGCTGCTCCACCAGCCCCCCGGCCTGGATCCGCTGACACCGGCCGTCGTCGCCGCCGCGGAGGCCGGCGACGACGTCGACGTCACGGCGGTCCTCACCCGCGCCGAGTTGCGGGCCCTGGTCGCGGCCACCGCTGCCGCGCTGCGGGACCGCGGTGTCGGCGAGGGCGACCGCGTGGTCCTCTTGCTGCCCGTCGGGGTGGACGCGCTGGCCGTCACCCTGGCCGCGCTGTCGCTCGGCGCGGTGGTGGCGTCCGCCGCCCCGGAGTTCGGCGTGCCTGCGGTCCTGGACCGCTTCGGGCAGCTCGACCCCACCGTCCTCGTCGGCACCGCCGGCTACCGCTGGGCCGGCCGGGGGTACGACCGCACCGAGCACCTGCTCGAGATCGTGCGCGGCCTGCCGTCGCTGCGCGCGGTCCTGCTGGTGCCCGCACCCACCGACCTCACCAGTGCCGTCGACGACGCTGTCCTCGACGTGTCCGCGTTCGCCGCCCGCGCGGTGGCGGGGACCGGCCGGGCCCTGCGCGTCGACGGGCTCGCCGACGCGGTCGCGCAGCACCGCGGAGCCGCGCTGGAGCCGGTGCCGCTGCCCTTCGACCACCCGGCGTACGTGCTCTTCTCCTCCGGCACCACCGGGGCGCCGAAGTGCCTGGTGCACCGTGCCGGGGGCGTGCTGCTGAAGCACCTGGTCGAGCAGCGCCTGCACTGCGACCTCGGTCCGGGTGACCGGATGCTGTTCTTCACCACGACCGGCTGGATGATGTGGAACTGGGCGGTGTCCGCGCTGGCCGCCGGCGCCACCCTGGTCCTGTACGACGGGGCGCCGAACCATCCGGACCTGCTGTCGCTGTTCCGGCTGGCGTCGCGGCTGGCCGTGACGCACCTCGGCACCTCGGCCCGCTTCCTCGACGCGATGCGCACGGCCGAGGTGTCCCTCTCCGCGGCGGGCCCGCTGGACGACCTGCGGACCGTGATGGTCACCGGCTCGCCGCTGTCGGAGGCGACCGCTCGGTGGCTGTCCGACGAGTTGGGGCCGGGCGTGCTGCCCGCCCCGATCTCCGGCGGCACCGACCTGGTCGGCTGCTTCGTCGCCAGCGACCCGACCCGGCCGTACCGGCCCGGCGAGATGCAGGGGCCGGTCCTCGGTATGGCGGTCGACGTGTACGACGAGGACGGCCGGCCCGTGCCCGCGCCCGGCCAGGGCGAGCTGGTGTGCACCGTCGGCTTCCCGACCGTGCCCCTCGGTATCTGGGGCGACGACGACGGGGAGCGGTTCCGCGCCACGTACTTCACCCGCTATCCCGGCGTGTGGGCGCACGGCGACCTGGCGTCCTGGACGGTCGACGGCGGGTTCGTCATCCACGGCCGCTCGGACGCGACCCTCAACGCGGGCGGGGTGCGGATCGGCACCGGCGAGCTGTACCGGGCGCTGGACGCCGTCCCCGAGGTGGTCGAGTCGCTGGCGTTCGGGCAGGCGTGGGACGGCGACACCCGGATCGTCCTGCTCGTCGTCCTGCCGGAGGGCGAACTCCTCGACGACGCGCTGCGCCAGCGGATCCGGACCGTCATCCGGGAGACCTGCTCGCCGCGGCACGTTCCCGCGGTGCTGCTGCAGGTCGACGACCTGCCGCGCACGCTCACCGGGAAGCTGGCGGAGATCGCCGTTGCGGAGGCCGTCAACGGTCGCCCGGTCCGCAACCGGGATGCCCTCGCGAACCCCGACGCGCTGGACCGGATCGCCGCCCTGCCCGATCTGCGCTGA
- a CDS encoding HAD-IA family hydrolase: MTDDVCEGLLLDIGVVLFKSAWEIADDYERLRGLPAGTVQGRGPLDPGGDPLWERYQAAEITERDYWLSFAARAVERGAPLDGHPHLMRAMFQTPGVDPVRPEAAALIREAAASGIRLGILTNEMIDFQGREFTEGQWWYPLFPVFVDSSELGIRKPDPQPYRVAIERMGLPADRIVFVDDNPAYVDAGRREGLRCVLLDVRDPAAAFDQARRSLGLG; encoded by the coding sequence GTGACGGACGACGTGTGCGAGGGACTGCTGCTCGACATCGGCGTGGTGCTGTTCAAGTCGGCCTGGGAGATCGCGGACGACTACGAGCGACTGCGCGGTCTGCCGGCCGGCACCGTGCAGGGTCGGGGCCCGCTCGACCCCGGCGGCGACCCGCTGTGGGAGCGGTACCAGGCCGCGGAGATCACCGAGCGGGACTACTGGCTGTCGTTCGCGGCGCGGGCGGTCGAGCGGGGGGCCCCGCTGGACGGGCACCCGCACCTGATGCGCGCGATGTTCCAGACCCCCGGTGTGGACCCGGTCCGACCGGAGGCGGCGGCGCTGATCCGGGAGGCCGCGGCGAGCGGCATACGCCTGGGGATCCTCACCAACGAGATGATCGACTTCCAGGGCCGGGAGTTCACCGAGGGACAGTGGTGGTACCCGCTGTTCCCGGTGTTCGTGGACTCCTCCGAGCTCGGCATCCGCAAGCCGGATCCGCAGCCGTACCGGGTCGCGATCGAGCGGATGGGCCTGCCCGCCGACCGGATCGTGTTCGTCGACGACAACCCCGCGTACGTGGACGCCGGGCGCCGCGAGGGCCTGCGCTGCGTCCTGCTGGACGTCCGGGACCCGGCCGCCGCGTTCGACCAGGCGCGTCGGTCGCTGGGGCTGGGGTAG
- a CDS encoding WS/DGAT domain-containing protein, with protein sequence MATRTRVPMSAQDSLWLTMDRPNNLMIVDGAMVLGAVPSLDDVKQVVQERIVDRFPVYRRRPVKAGNGWAWEDYPAFDLDQHVSSVQLPEPADIAALQRFMSVERAKPMAKNRPLWVMFLIDNLVLDDGTPGAAVVSRFHHAMADGVRMTQVMLSMCDTDSRQVAAKVSRKAPPVPRDPASVLATSLETMKATTTGVLGHALSGAATASDRVREAASAAETAASHLAEEVAHALGDAMGDPLGSLAALQEALAAVPAQVAAAATELVKAGTHGLDETVALARHADRFVDALEYLGVPENRALNTMSSATKLLVAGQTERTFWNGTPGKKKAIAWSHPLPLEDLKAVGRAQGCTLNDVLLAAVAGGMRRYLSQHHAQLHEVLWMVPVNLKPFEDNLPEELGNYFALVILPMPLGSEDPRDRLREMHQRMERIKHSDEAVLTFGLQRGISQSPGQVAFFLTNFFANKALGVLTNVPGPRTELVFGNVPVLQVVGFAPCSGDQPMTATIFSYNGTVTVGFATDAGLVPDPDVLATHVAEEALQMCATLTAGGTGTKKSPPKPVPARGAAKKPAAKEAGAKKAPTRKASAAKSATKKPAAAKKVAAKEPAATTGATKKPAAKKPAAPKGTAQKATSQKATSRKAATKAAATKKPAATKAAPKKAAS encoded by the coding sequence ATGGCGACCCGGACCCGAGTCCCGATGAGCGCCCAGGACTCCCTGTGGCTGACGATGGACCGGCCCAACAACCTGATGATCGTCGACGGCGCGATGGTCCTCGGGGCCGTGCCCTCGCTGGACGACGTCAAGCAGGTCGTGCAGGAGCGGATCGTGGACCGGTTCCCGGTCTACCGCCGCCGGCCGGTGAAGGCGGGCAACGGCTGGGCGTGGGAGGACTACCCGGCCTTCGACCTCGACCAGCACGTGAGCTCCGTACAACTGCCGGAGCCGGCGGACATCGCTGCGCTGCAGCGGTTCATGTCGGTCGAGCGCGCCAAGCCGATGGCCAAGAACCGCCCGCTGTGGGTCATGTTCCTGATCGACAACCTGGTCCTGGACGACGGAACTCCCGGCGCCGCGGTCGTGTCGCGCTTCCACCACGCGATGGCCGACGGCGTACGCATGACGCAGGTCATGCTCAGCATGTGCGACACCGACTCCCGGCAGGTCGCGGCGAAGGTGTCCCGCAAGGCCCCGCCTGTGCCTCGCGACCCCGCGTCCGTGCTCGCCACCTCGCTGGAGACGATGAAGGCGACCACCACCGGCGTGCTCGGGCACGCGCTCTCGGGCGCCGCGACGGCGAGTGACCGCGTACGCGAGGCCGCGTCGGCCGCGGAGACCGCGGCCAGCCACCTGGCCGAGGAGGTCGCGCACGCCCTCGGCGACGCGATGGGCGACCCGCTGGGGTCTCTTGCGGCGCTGCAGGAGGCCCTGGCGGCCGTACCCGCCCAGGTCGCTGCGGCGGCGACGGAACTGGTGAAGGCAGGCACCCACGGCCTGGACGAGACGGTGGCGCTGGCCCGGCACGCGGACCGGTTCGTGGACGCGCTGGAGTACCTCGGCGTGCCGGAGAACCGGGCCCTCAACACGATGTCGTCGGCCACGAAACTGCTGGTCGCCGGCCAGACGGAGCGGACGTTCTGGAACGGCACCCCCGGCAAGAAGAAGGCCATCGCCTGGTCGCACCCGCTGCCGCTGGAGGACCTCAAGGCGGTCGGCCGCGCGCAGGGCTGCACCCTCAACGACGTGCTGCTCGCCGCGGTCGCGGGGGGCATGCGGCGGTACCTGTCGCAGCACCACGCGCAGCTGCACGAGGTGCTGTGGATGGTGCCGGTCAACCTCAAGCCGTTCGAGGACAACCTGCCCGAGGAGCTCGGCAACTACTTCGCGCTGGTCATCCTGCCGATGCCGCTGGGCTCCGAGGACCCGCGCGACCGGCTGCGCGAGATGCATCAGCGGATGGAGCGGATCAAGCACTCCGACGAAGCGGTGCTCACGTTCGGCCTGCAGCGCGGCATCTCGCAGTCGCCCGGACAGGTCGCCTTCTTCCTCACCAACTTCTTCGCGAACAAGGCGCTCGGCGTGCTCACCAACGTCCCCGGCCCGCGGACCGAGCTGGTGTTCGGCAACGTGCCGGTGCTGCAGGTCGTCGGGTTCGCTCCCTGCTCCGGGGACCAGCCGATGACCGCGACCATCTTCAGCTACAACGGGACAGTGACGGTCGGCTTCGCCACCGACGCCGGCCTGGTGCCGGACCCCGACGTGCTCGCCACGCACGTCGCGGAGGAGGCGCTGCAGATGTGCGCCACGCTCACCGCCGGCGGTACGGGCACGAAGAAGTCCCCGCCGAAGCCGGTGCCCGCACGCGGTGCGGCGAAGAAGCCCGCAGCGAAGGAGGCTGGCGCGAAGAAGGCCCCGACGCGGAAGGCCAGCGCCGCGAAGAGCGCGACGAAGAAGCCTGCGGCGGCGAAGAAGGTCGCCGCGAAGGAACCCGCCGCGACCACGGGCGCGACCAAGAAGCCCGCGGCGAAGAAGCCCGCCGCCCCGAAGGGCACGGCACAGAAGGCCACCTCACAGAAGGCCACCTCACGGAAGGCCGCCACGAAGGCGGCCGCCACGAAGAAGCCTGCCGCCACGAAGGCGGCCCCCAAGAAGGCGGCGTCCTAG
- the arfB gene encoding alternative ribosome rescue aminoacyl-tRNA hydrolase ArfB: protein MSDPGGDLPIRGSVAIPAAELRWRFSRSSGPGGQSVNTADSRVELRYDLAGSAALPPSWRDRALARLGGRLVDGEVVVVASEHRSQWRNREAALRRLADLLREATAPPARPRRATRPTRSSVERRLRTKQRRSEVKRGRRSRGDD, encoded by the coding sequence GTGAGCGATCCGGGCGGTGACCTGCCGATCCGCGGCTCGGTGGCGATCCCCGCCGCCGAGCTGCGCTGGCGGTTCTCCCGCTCCTCCGGTCCCGGCGGTCAGTCGGTGAACACCGCGGACTCGCGCGTGGAGCTGAGGTACGACCTCGCCGGCTCGGCGGCTCTTCCACCGTCCTGGCGGGACCGCGCCCTGGCCAGGCTCGGCGGCCGCCTCGTCGACGGCGAGGTCGTCGTCGTGGCGTCGGAGCACCGGTCGCAGTGGCGCAACCGGGAGGCGGCCCTACGCCGGCTGGCCGATCTGCTGCGGGAGGCGACGGCACCGCCGGCGCGACCACGTCGCGCGACCCGACCGACCCGGTCCTCGGTCGAGCGGCGGCTGCGGACCAAGCAGCGCAGGTCCGAGGTGAAACGGGGCCGACGTTCCCGCGGCGACGACTAG
- a CDS encoding heparinase II/III family protein, translating into MRAEGVGRWSRALASTTGAVLAASLLLAVPPSATAAPGAGAADVAADPVPSDPGTPTDPTVPTDPTVPTDPGLPADPTAPTDPGTPTDPGVPTDPGTPSPPTVPTPRPPDPLPTEIGSWCLALYPPKTWAKEKRWARDLMAGRVDLGKGGTYTLTTHPNWKPQRTADTSGNRHVHSLDWALPLLYVGVRTQNRAMIDRFTQLIRFWIKDHAKSSDRSYWIKASIFGGKRTQTLLCAAQTLGDKAMRKAAIRDARSMLSTYHGGQSVGYGVNNTDLIRQTGAFAVGCWRNDGWMRNSGWRNLVAVARGVVQDDGSDVEGSPAYAVYDEQLLREIERAAAECGTSPAPIPTLRNRLYDFIAQAVRPDFRLESLGDGIAQPLPSSFGVGLPEADWVRTAGAIGTAPGRLYSVFSGGYVFGRATWRLPQRVAEAADSFYSLRFTSSRPRTAHSHDDGGGLTFFALGREWIGDPGPYRYNTSRLRAFLKTRSAHSSLTVAAVRRTSSSVRLVDRGAGGQDGRDIACVRDTSWSTVVWVRCVRYDRAVDALVVTDSLTAKDITPKPPKPKPCKPKKPPKPGAKPPKCPKPPKPKPPPPRIVTQRWQVTPGTGVAVSGAQVTLVGDGQRVTVVGSGPGSWSTRRGRSGSSEGWHTTSWGHKAPGTVLARSYRFPTAGGRMTWTTVLTPQRPGDPASVALDPAVGNGPVTITRGPVTSTL; encoded by the coding sequence ATGCGTGCGGAGGGCGTCGGTCGGTGGTCGCGCGCCCTCGCCTCGACGACGGGGGCCGTCCTGGCCGCCTCGCTGCTGCTCGCGGTCCCGCCTTCGGCGACCGCCGCGCCCGGTGCCGGCGCCGCGGACGTCGCCGCCGATCCGGTGCCGAGCGACCCGGGGACCCCGACCGACCCGACCGTGCCGACCGACCCGACCGTGCCGACCGACCCCGGCCTGCCCGCGGATCCGACGGCGCCCACGGACCCCGGCACGCCCACGGACCCGGGCGTGCCGACCGATCCGGGGACCCCGTCTCCGCCGACCGTCCCGACCCCGCGCCCGCCGGACCCGCTGCCCACCGAGATCGGCTCCTGGTGCCTGGCGCTGTACCCGCCGAAGACGTGGGCGAAGGAGAAGCGCTGGGCCCGTGACCTGATGGCCGGCCGGGTCGACCTGGGCAAGGGCGGCACGTACACGCTCACCACGCACCCGAACTGGAAGCCGCAGCGCACCGCCGACACCTCCGGCAACCGGCACGTGCACTCGCTGGACTGGGCGCTGCCGCTGCTCTACGTCGGCGTGCGCACGCAGAACCGGGCGATGATCGATCGGTTCACCCAGCTGATCCGCTTCTGGATCAAGGACCACGCGAAGTCGTCCGACCGGTCGTACTGGATCAAGGCGTCCATCTTCGGCGGCAAACGGACCCAGACCCTGCTGTGCGCCGCGCAGACGTTGGGCGACAAGGCGATGCGCAAGGCGGCGATCCGTGACGCCCGGTCGATGCTGTCCACCTACCACGGGGGCCAGTCGGTCGGGTACGGCGTCAACAACACCGACCTGATCCGGCAGACCGGCGCGTTCGCGGTCGGCTGCTGGCGCAACGACGGGTGGATGCGCAACTCCGGCTGGCGCAACCTGGTCGCGGTCGCGCGCGGGGTCGTGCAGGACGACGGCTCCGACGTGGAGGGCTCACCGGCGTACGCCGTCTACGACGAGCAGCTCCTGCGCGAGATCGAGCGTGCCGCGGCCGAGTGCGGTACCTCCCCGGCGCCGATCCCGACGCTGCGCAACCGGCTGTACGACTTCATCGCGCAGGCGGTGCGCCCGGACTTCCGGCTGGAGTCGCTGGGTGACGGCATCGCGCAGCCGCTGCCGAGCTCCTTCGGCGTCGGCCTGCCGGAGGCGGACTGGGTGCGCACCGCCGGCGCGATCGGCACGGCCCCCGGTCGGCTGTACTCCGTGTTCAGCGGCGGCTACGTGTTCGGCCGCGCCACCTGGCGGCTGCCCCAGCGGGTGGCCGAGGCCGCGGACAGCTTCTACTCGCTGCGCTTCACGTCGTCCCGCCCGCGTACGGCCCACTCCCACGACGACGGCGGCGGGCTGACGTTCTTCGCCCTCGGCCGGGAGTGGATCGGCGACCCGGGTCCGTACCGCTACAACACCAGCCGGTTGCGCGCCTTCCTCAAGACGCGTTCGGCGCACTCGTCGCTGACGGTCGCCGCCGTCCGGCGTACCTCGTCGTCCGTGCGCCTGGTCGACCGCGGGGCCGGCGGCCAGGACGGCCGGGACATCGCGTGCGTGCGGGACACGTCCTGGTCGACCGTGGTCTGGGTGCGGTGCGTGCGCTACGACCGCGCCGTCGACGCGCTGGTGGTGACCGACTCGCTGACCGCGAAGGACATCACCCCGAAGCCGCCGAAGCCCAAGCCCTGCAAGCCGAAGAAGCCGCCGAAGCCCGGCGCCAAGCCACCGAAGTGTCCGAAGCCGCCGAAGCCCAAGCCCCCGCCGCCGCGCATCGTGACGCAGCGGTGGCAGGTGACGCCGGGCACGGGGGTGGCGGTCTCGGGGGCACAGGTCACCCTGGTCGGCGACGGGCAGCGGGTCACGGTGGTCGGGTCCGGGCCGGGGTCGTGGTCGACGCGCCGGGGCCGGTCGGGGTCGTCGGAGGGCTGGCACACCACGTCCTGGGGGCACAAGGCGCCGGGCACGGTGCTGGCGCGGTCGTACCGGTTCCCCACCGCCGGCGGTCGGATGACGTGGACGACCGTGCTGACCCCGCAGCGGCCCGGGGACCCCGCCTCGGTGGCCCTCGACCCGGCGGTCGGCAACGGACCGGTCACCATCACCCGCGGCCCGGTCACCTCGACCCTCTGA
- a CDS encoding oxygenase MpaB family protein — MSTTVPSSPRGPLDVARERVSAGFRRIVSGDPSGQPDWVRALADGADEGYFGPGSAAWTVHGSLPTLVGGVRALLMQALHPVALAGVREHSRYEQDPLGRLAGTTRWLTVTTFGDRAAAERESARVRGLHRKVRGSFEGAPYAASDPDLLRWVHVAFTDSFLATHRVWGGPIPGGEDAYVREWATAAELVGVVDPPRSVAELDAALAGFDPVLRGDDATRDTVRFIRDAPLPLAARPPYAVLVAGAVSTLRPHHREVLGLPPVPARLARPAVRAMLAGLAAALGPQSPSQRAARDRIARLPAESPGVATP, encoded by the coding sequence GTGAGCACCACAGTCCCGTCCTCGCCGCGCGGCCCGCTCGACGTCGCGCGGGAGCGGGTGTCCGCCGGGTTCCGGCGGATCGTCTCCGGTGACCCGAGCGGGCAGCCGGACTGGGTGCGCGCACTCGCCGACGGGGCCGACGAGGGCTACTTCGGGCCCGGCTCCGCGGCCTGGACGGTGCACGGGTCGCTGCCGACGCTGGTGGGCGGGGTACGGGCGCTGCTCATGCAGGCGCTGCACCCGGTCGCGCTGGCCGGGGTCCGCGAGCACTCCCGCTACGAGCAGGACCCGCTCGGCCGGCTGGCCGGGACGACGCGCTGGCTGACGGTCACCACCTTCGGCGACCGGGCGGCGGCCGAGCGCGAGTCCGCCCGGGTGCGCGGCCTGCACCGCAAGGTCCGCGGCTCGTTCGAGGGCGCCCCGTACGCCGCCTCCGACCCGGACCTGCTGCGCTGGGTGCATGTGGCGTTCACCGACTCCTTCCTCGCCACCCACCGGGTGTGGGGCGGCCCGATCCCGGGCGGCGAGGACGCGTACGTGCGGGAGTGGGCGACGGCGGCCGAGCTGGTCGGCGTGGTCGACCCGCCCCGTTCGGTGGCCGAGCTGGACGCGGCCCTGGCCGGGTTCGACCCGGTGCTGCGCGGGGACGACGCGACCCGGGACACGGTGCGGTTCATCCGGGATGCGCCGCTGCCGCTGGCGGCGCGGCCTCCGTACGCGGTGCTGGTGGCCGGTGCGGTGTCGACGCTGCGGCCGCACCACCGGGAGGTGCTGGGACTGCCGCCCGTACCGGCGCGGCTGGCCCGGCCCGCCGTCCGGGCGATGCTGGCCGGTCTGGCGGCGGCGCTGGGCCCGCAGTCCCCGTCGCAGCGGGCCGCGCGGGACCGGATCGCCCGGCTGCCCGCCGAATCCCCGGGCGTGGCCACCCCCTGA